A region of the Leishmania panamensis strain MHOM/PA/94/PSC-1 chromosome 21 sequence genome:
agcgatgcagcgcaccgccCCCGGCACAGAGTATGTGGGGTTCACATCCGCCACATATACCATATCGTCCGCACGACCCCCCTTCGAGTGCGCGCTGGTGGCAGTGACCGGCATCCAAGGACTATTGCTGTGTGTCGACTGCGCACCTGACACCGCAGTGAGGGAACAGTTATTGGCCTTGGGGGTGACGGAGCTCGGGGAGCGCGGGGTAGACTCGCTGTGCATCTTGTACAACTGCTGGTATGGGGGCGACTCTGCCCGAAAAGTGGAGCGATAGTTCATGGTTTGTTAAAAGGCCCTGCTTGAACTTGTGTGCTGGTACTAAAGGAAAACGCGATGTCACGCTCGCaatgtgcgcgcacacacgcacaaatacacccacgcacgcacccaaacacccacacaaagaCTCTATTCAGTCACGGGACGCAGACTTCTACTTTGCTGACTAAAGCAGCACTCAGCAAAGTGTGGATGGGAAAAGAATGAAAGGAAAGTGGAagggagcgggagagggTGCCCCTGAAAGAGgcgccacaccacacacccgaacacacacacacacacacaaaaccTCGCTCGGGTGAAGTAATGTGGAAAGCAATGCAGGAGAAGAGTGAAGGAGTGGTAGTGGTAGTGGGcaagggtgtgtgtgtgtgtgcgagctgCGTTGGGGTGGGACGAGGGGCAGGTATACACCCAGACGAGTGTacacgaggaagagagagacggaggagactgtgaagaagagggagaggaaaagccgattggggaagagggaaacgAATGGGCAATTATAGAGACGGGGTTACATGCAGAGCGCACAGTGAGGACAGGGgcagaaggaaggggaagcaAGGAAATGCGCAGGGGCAGCCATGCACCCATACAGCCACACAGACGTGTAGTTCTGTGTtactcacacacacacactctctctcgcgcaTCTTCTCTGGCCCTTCATCTACACGCCCAACGGCGCATCATACGCCCCTTTCCCGCATTGCGTGCCTCAGCCACATTGCCTTGTGTTCCGCGGTGCAGGAGTCTCATAAGTGGAGCGCGAGCAGATGAGCCGTGCCTGACCGTGGCGCACGCACCCTGACCCGTCTCTATCACTGCTTGTTGGTCATGTGGACACGTTGCTCGATGTttgtacgtgcgtgcgtgcgtgtttgtgTCCGGAGCCACACGGCTAAGATAAGAGTGCACGAGCCAACAACAGCCTACGGCTCGATACATGAAGGTGAATGAAAAGGAAaaccaaacaaacaaacggCATATACATAGTCGAGAGAAGAACGGGCGCCTGTACAGCGCGGGGCTCGCACTCGTCAAcacatccccccctctccctcttccacaaACACGTTCAAGCGCGAGAGCGCGGAGCAGCGAGAACAGGAGGCGGGAGGAGAATCAAGGATAAACAACAATGAAGAATGCGAAGGAAAACGTGCTGCAGCCCATATATGGCGAtacagcaagagagagagagggagggagggataGTGGCGCGCAGGGATAGTCTTTGTGTTTCCTTCTCACGTGTCCACTCTATCATGGAACATCAGTTAATTTCTGTGCTACTACTCCCCCCTGGGCCAGTGACAGGCCCCCCATcacgtggtgcgaagcagccgcagagacATGCagtacagcagtgcgctgACCCAGTCAGCTGAGAAGGACATCTGTCTCGAACTatacccacccactcccTTCGATGGCCGCCtgggatgcgctcgagtcacgctggcactctgcccatcacatggatggcacaggcgggctcactgtcgcaggtcgctccaaTACCACGCCATGCAGGGCCTAGCCGCCAACAGCCGTAGTGGCAAATCGCTCTGACATCCCCGACGCCATAGGAGCTCGAGCGTGTCACCACCGGAGGTGACTCGGTATTGGGAAGGGGTAGGAGGGCAGCTTGGCTTCCCTACCCACCCTGGGGGAGTAGGGGGGTTCAGGATACCAGGCTGAAGTGAGTGAGATCAACATGAAGATGAAaccaaaaacaaaacaagGGTAAAACTGGTAAAAAAAGGTGGTgaaacacacagacatatTTGCATCGCCCATCGCACGCATGCagagcgggagggagggggaaagggggagggggtaacTTCGATGGGGTCTGCAAATGAACGTCGCAGATGGTGTTGGCCGCGTGGTtcgagaaggggggagaggggagagatgATCACTAGAGTAGCACGTACGGTGCACGAATGCCCCCCTCGCCTCTTTTCCATTGTTCCCTCTCCTGCCGCTCATCTCCAGACTCAAGTCAGATCTCCAGCGCCACCCTTCTGTatctcgcctcctcccgccACTCCTCGCTGAGGACGCCCTTTCGTTCTCCGGCCGATCCCATACACGAACAGACATGCCTACATGCCTTCAGATGTGTGTACACTGAAcaaggaagaaggggagtagaggggaggaggagaagagcgacacGGGGTCGAGCTTTCTGCTTGCACTTTGCTTGTCTCCTTGTACCGGTGAGGGGCGTGCCATGTCGTTCCCCTCCCTCGACTATCCTCTTCTCTACCCGACCTACCCCATACACCTGGCGGCTTCACGTCGGCAGTGTGGAGAcgacacccacccacacacacacacagagggggagagacgcaATCATAGCGAGGGGcgtggaagagaagcaagagGAATACAAATGCCGTGATGCGCACGATAACGACTGAAGTCAGTAATAAACAGACCTACCTCAGCATGACGAGAGGAGCGAGTGAGGAAAAatagagcgagagagggagagacgcacacacacacacacacagatcCCGAAGACAGACACATGTCCATCCATCTCGAGAAtcacagggggaggggacaagGCACTACCatcggcaacagcagcggcactcAAAAAAACGGGTAGGCGGCACACCCATACAAACGCGTGTTTGTCtgcacatgtgtgtgcgtgtgtgtagacGGGGGTGTGGTGGAGAATAGGGGgcctcgctccccctctctcgctctttttatTCGGCTTAGCAGCCCCAGCAGGAGAAAATCGGAATGCGCAATATGCGGCGCTTCGCTTCCGtgttcgccttctcccctcccctcacccctccgCGACggcttttcttcctccttttcccccttttttctgtgGCTCGTCTACATGATATCGTGATTTTGGAGGTACTCGGTGATGTCCTTCGTGATGACTGACATCGGCCGGTTCGCGTCAACGTGATACATGATGGATCCGTAGTAGTCCAGTAGGTCGTTCACCATTGAATGGTACCCATCTAGGCGAGGGCCAAGCACCTCGCGGGTGTCATcgtcgcggtgctgcagtcgtTCAAGCAGCGCTGTGTCGTCCTCAGGAGGCGGGTTGTACTTGAGGTGGTAGATGGTGCCGGTGAGCGGGTCGGTGCGACGACCTTCGACGCGCTCGAATAAAACTTCATCCGGGGTGTCAAGTACCATGAGGATGCGGGGGGTCAAGCCTGCCGCGTCCAGCGCAATCGCCTGAGAGCGGTTGCGCGGGAAACCGTCCAGTAGCCACCCGTTCATCACTGCGTCCTCTTTTGTCAGTCGGCCGCGGATAATGCTGATGATGAGGCTATCCGGAACGAGTTCGCCGCGCTGCATGTAGTCCTCGGCAATTTTGCCCAGGTGGGTGCCCTCAGCCACTTCGGCGCGCAGAAGATCGCCCGATGAGACATGGACTGGCTTCTTGCCAGTGGTACGCTTGTAGTAGGAGCAGATGTAACCTGCTTGCGTGCCCTTACCGCTTGCCGGCGGTCCAGCCAGggccagccgcggcggcagcgacgaggccGTCAATTCATGTACATAGCGAAGCGGTTTGGCTGGTTTTTCGGTGATGATGCCACGCAGGACGTACTCCATCAACTGCCCAATGTTGTTATCCTTGATGTACTTGACGGTGTCCTCGGAAAGGCCGTCATTGGAAGACATGAAGGGGACAGGCACTTTCATGACGGACGTCAGACTGGTGTCCGCGAAAGGGGTATCGCCAGGAGTACCACTGAGGCAGAAAGCCTTGCCCTCCAcggttgcggcggcggtagtTGCATCCGCCGCCACAACGGGGGCGTTCGGTTGCTGGAGTTTTGTTGCCATGCTTCGATggtcagcagctgcgctcaTTTTTCTCCCTTCACTTGTATAAACGAATAGAGTGGAATGAACGAAGAGGAGTACGAGccgtgtgtgtaggtggggGACTTGTGGTACCGCTcgtgcagtggtggtgcagcagcaagcaGAACAGATGACTGTGTGAAAATATGTGGCTGTTTACGGAGGCTGCGTTGGCGTGGATGCAGGCGTGCGTGAGTCTCGGATGTGTGGGGACGCaaggcgggagagaggggagggaggggaggacggTTCCGTATAGTGATGATTGCGCTTATCCGCCCTTAGGATAGCAGAAGAGGCGAACTCAGGAGGCTGAAAGAAAGGGGTGGGTGAGGTGgatggggtgggggcggAGAAATACAAAACGGCGCAGTCCCGCTTCTGCTCAGGTGAGTAGGGTAGTAGGCCTGGGGACCTGTACACACAcccagccacacacacacatatatatatatatgtaggAGTGTTTGTGGGGGAGTGTTAAGAAATGCACGgagggcgaga
Encoded here:
- a CDS encoding adenylate kinase, putative (TriTrypDB/GeneDB-style sysID: LpmP.21.1450); its protein translation is MKVPVPFMSSNDGLSEDTVKYIKDNNIGQLMEYVLRGIITEKPAKPLRYVHELTASSLPPRLALAGPPASGKGTQAGYICSYYKRTTGKKPVHVSSGDLLRAEVAEGTHLGKIAEDYMQRGELVPDSLIISIIRGRLTKEDAVMNGWLLDGFPRNRSQAIALDAAGLTPRILMVLDTPDEVLFERVEGRRTDPLTGTIYHLKYNPPPEDDTALLERLQHRDDDTREVLGPRLDGYHSMVNDLLDYYGSIMYHVDANRPMSVITKDITEYLQNHDIM